AGCTGCTGCCGTCCGAACGCGGCTACACCGAGGTGCGCCAGCTGTCGGGCGCGCTCAATGCGCTGGTGACGGCGCTGGTCGCGCGCCGCGCCGAGCTGCAGGGACTGAACGACACGCTCGAGCAGCGGGTCGAGCAGCGCACGCTGGAACTGGAGCGCGCGCTGGCCTCGGTGCGCGCCAGCGAACAGCGCATCGCCACCATCGTCGGCGCGGCGCAGGACGCCTTCATCGCGGTCGACCTGCGCGGCATGATCATCGACTGGAACCAGGCCGCCGAGCGCATGTTCGGCTGGAGCCGGCACGAGGCGGTGGGCTGGCCGCTGGCCGAGATGATCCTGCCCGAGCGTTATCGCGACAGCATCGCGAAGGCGCTGCGCGGCTACCGCCAGACCGGCGCCTTCGACTACGGCCGGCGCCTGGAACGCATCGTGATCAACCGCCAGGGCGCCGAGTTCACGGTCGAGACCACGGTGGCGCTGGCGGGAGAGGGCGAGGAAGCCTTCTTCAGCATGTTCCTGAACGATATCTCCGAGCGCAAGAAGGTCGAGCGCATGAAGAGCGAGTTCGTGTCCACCGTCTCGCACGAGCTGCGCACGCCGCTGACCTCGATCCACGCCTCGCTGTCGCTGCTCGATTCGGGCCTGGCCGGCGAGCTGCCGGCCGACGTGGCGCAGCTGATCCGCATCGCCAGCCAGGGCTGCGAGCGCCTGATGCGGATGGTGAACGACCTGCTCGACATCCAGAAGATCGAGGCCGGGCAAATGGCCTACCAGCGCAGCGCGCAACTGCTGGCGCCGATGCTGCGCCACGCGGCCGAGACGATGGACGGCCAGGCGCGCCAGGCCGGGGTCGCGCTGCGCTTCGACCTGCCGCCCGGCGCCGAGCGGGTCCAGGCGACGATCGACCACGACCGCATGGTGCAGGTGTTCAGCAACCTGCTGTCGAACGCGATCAAGTTCACGCCCTCCGGCAAGGCGGTGACGATCGGCGTGGCGCAGCGCCCGGGCTGGGCGCGCCTGAGCGTGACCGACGAGGGCCCGGGCATCCCGCCCGCCTTCCAGGGTCGCGTGTTCGAGCGCTTCGCCCAGGCCGAGGCCCACGACACGCGGCAGCGCGGCGGCACCGGGCTGGGGCTGAGCATCAGCAAGTCGATCGTCGAGGAGCATGGTGGGACGATCGGTTTCGAGACCCGGGCCGGGATGGGGACGCGGTTCACGGTGGAGTTGCCGCTGGCGTGACGCGAACCGTGGCGTGGACGGCTCTGCCGTCCACGCGTTCAACCGGCACACGCTTTGCCACGGCGAATCCGTAAGTCGAACGCGTGGGCGGGAGACCCGCCCACCGTACAGCATGCTTCCGTCACAGCGGTCGGCGCCCGCTCAGCGCAGTTCGTGCACCACCATCCCGCCGAAGCTTTTCCATGCGCCGAACGCCAGTTCCAGCCGTGGCAACAGGCGTATCAGCGCGGGCTTGTCGAAGTGGAAGGTGGTGGCCGAGCCGGCGATGTCGCGGCGCCTGACCAGGGCGTAGGCCTGCGCTTCGTCCTGCGCCGCGGGCACTCTCAGCACCAGCAGGACTTTCTGGCCGCCGATGTCGAACACCAGCAGGTCGCCCTTGTCGCCCGGCCCCGCGCGCCGGTACTGGCGCTCCACGCCGATGCCGGCCGGTCCGGCTTCCAGGGCGATGCGCACCCGCTTGCCGTGGCGGGCGCCCCAATCCAGGAACGGCGCCGCATTGCCTTCGATCTCGTCCGAATCGGTACGGTAGTTGCGCACCGTGAGCGCGTCGGCGCTGCGGGCCAGGCCGCGCAGCAGCGCGTCCTCGCCCTGCCAGGCGACCGGCACCACGAACTCGAGCGGCAGGTCGCCGGCGGCCTTGCGCAGCGCGCCGATCAGGTCGAGATAATGGCGGTCGCGCGCGGCCGGCGGCAGCTTGTCAGGCGCCAGCAACTGGGGCTGGACGTCGAACTGCACGCTCTTCAGGCGCGCATCCTTGCCGGCCTGCGCGTTATACGCGACGTAGGCGCGCATCCGTCCGATTGCATCCTCGCGCGCGGTCGGCAGGATCAGTTCCGGCCCGTCTTCGAAGGCGGTCACCGCGATGCCGCGGCTGGCCGCCTGGCGCACGAAAGCCGCCAGCGCCTGCGGTTCGGCCACCTGGCCGGCGCGCACAGGCACGTTGATGAACAGTTCCCCCATCTGTTGGGCGACGGCCCAGTCGAGCATCTCGGCGGCGCGTTCGCGCCAGGCGTTCGGGCTCCAGGCCCAGGTCGCGCGGGGAGCTTTGCTGCGCACTTCCGCGGGGTCGGTCGGGCGCTGCGTGGCCCGATCCGACGCTGCCGGCGCGGCCGGCGAGCGATTCTCGTCCAGCGTGTGTCCGGTGACGGTGAAATCCTTGCCCTGTTCTTCGCCCTGCAGCCGGATGGTGGCGCCGGGCGTCGCGCCAGGCGGCAGGATATGCACGGCCTGGACGCCGCTGGCAGCCACGTTCAGCGGCAGCGCGCGGCAACCCGGTTCCGGTTTTCCCGGCGCTTCGGTGACGATGGCGCGCATGCGCGCGCCCATGGGAGTGGTGGTGTCCTGGGTGACCGCGCCTGGCGACGCGAGCGGGGCGCCCGGGCACAGCAGCAAGGTGGCCGACTGGGCCGGAAACAGGAATAGCGGTGACAGCAGGAGCGGAATCAGGAAGTAAGTGCGCGACATACCCCCGAGTGTAAGCGAGCCAGGCGATCCGCCGCGCCCGCTTCGGGAGCGCGCCCGGATCAGCCGCCGGGCAGCAGCAGGCGCCGCACGCGCGCCAGCAATTCGTTCGGCTGGAACGGCTTGCCGACGAAGTCGTCGGCGCCTGCGTCGAGCGCGCGCACGGTGTCGCGCTCGGTGTTGTGGGCGGTCAGCATCAGGATCGGCACCGCCTCCCAGCCGGCGCGCCGGCGCGCCTGGGCGACGATCTCGTAGCCGTCGAGATAGGGCAGCATCACGTCCATCAGGATCAGGTCGGGTACTTCGTCGCTGGCGGCGACATGCTCGCTCGCCGCGCGGCCGTCGGCCAGGTGCACGACGCGGTAGCCCTGGCGTTCGAGCATGAAGCGCAATACCTGGGCGATGTGGTCGTCATCCTCGACCACCAGCACCAGGGGTGCGGGAGCGTGTTCGTTGAGCATGGTGGGTTCTTCGTTGAATGTTCGATTATACCGATGCCCAGGCGAATTCCGGTGTGTCTGTTGCTAGAGGGTATCACCTATTTCGCGGTTGCCGGCGAGGATCGCGCAGCGGATCGAGGAGCCCGCGCAAATCATTGTGGTCGAGTTCGTACATCAGGGCCAGCAACTGGCCCAGCTCACCGCGCGGGAACCCTTCGCGCGCGAACCAGCCCAGGTAGTGGCCGGGCAGGTCGGCCAGCTTGCGTCCCTTGTATTTTCCATAAGGCATCTCGCGGACCAGGAGAAGTTGCAGGTGTTCAGCGTTCATCGTGCGGCACTTTAGCAAACAACGAAGACGTTGTAGCATTTCGCTGACAAGGGGAGGGCAGCATCATGGATGAATTCAATCTGGCGCGCTTCGCCGAGGCGCAGGAGCCGGTATACGCAACGGTAGTGGCCGAGTTGCGGGCCGGGCACAAGCGCAGTCACTGGATGTGGTTCGTGTTCCCGCAAATCCAGGGCCTGGGCAGCAGCGAGATGGCGCGCCGCTACGCCATCGCCTCGGAAGACGAAGCGGCGGCCTATCTCGCCCATCCGGTGCTGGGGCGGCGCCTGCGTGAATGCGCGGGCATCGTGGCCGCGCTCGACGGGCCGTCGGCGCACGACATCTTCGGCCATCCGGATGACCTCAAGTTCCGCTCGTCGATGACGCTGTTCGCCGACGTGGCGCCCGACGAGGCGGTATTCCAGGCCTGTATCGACAAATATTTCGACGGCGAGCCCGATCCGGAGACGCTGGCGCGGGTGTAAGGTCCCGCTGGGCTCAGGCATCGGCGAACTGCGCCAGCAGTTCGTCCGGCCGGCCGCGCACGGCCACGTGCAGGATCACCGCGGTCGTAAAGCGCAGCGCCGGGTGGCTGGCGCGGTGGCGCGCGAACCAGAACACCTCGTCCAGGTCGTCATCCTCGTGCGCCGTCGTCAGCACGGTGTGCTCGGGCGCCACCTCGTCGTAGTCGGCCGCTTCGAGCGCGGCATCCTCGACCGCCTCGTTCCAGCTCGCGCACTCCTTGCCCCAGGCCAGCATGAAGCGGCAGCCGGAATCGACCAGCCAGCGCGCCACGTCCCAGCGCCACATCTCGTCGCTGTCGTCGTCGATCACGACCACCGCCATGAACGGCGCCAGGTGGGTCAGGTCGGGCAGGGCGTCGTGGGGACGCAGCTGCAGGTAATGGGCTTTGTGTGCTTGCATGGTGTCGATGTCAAAAAATGTCTGCGGCATGATCGCCGCCTGGCGCCGATCGCGCAAGATCCCGGGGCGGATGCCGGCTCAGGCGGCCGGCGCGCCGACGCCGTCCAGCAGCGCATACAGCCGCCCGGTATCGATCGGCTTGACCAGGTGATGATCGAAGCCCGCGGCCAGGATCTGTTCGCGGTCGCGCTCCTGGCCGTAGCCGGTGACGGCGACCAGCAGCACGTGCTCCGTGTGCGGCAGCGCGCGCAGGCGGCGCGCCAGCTCGAGCCCGTCGATGCCGGGCAGCCCGATGTCGAGCAGGCAGACCTGGGGCGCGAACTGGCGCGCCCGCTCGAGCGCCTGCAGCGCGCCATGTTCCACGACTACCCGGTGGCCGGCCGACTCCAGCAGCATCGACAGGGTGACGGCGGCATCGACATTGTCGTCCACGACCATCACGCGCAGCGATCCCGGCTGCCCGGCGCCGAGCTGCTCTTCGCACTGCGCGGGTGCATCCGCGCCACGCTCCAGCAGCGGCAGGCAGACCGAGAAGCGGCTGCCGCGGCCCGGCCCGGCGCTGTCGCAGGCCACCGTGCCGCCATGCAGCTCGACCAGGCTTTTCACCAGCGCCAGGCCCAGGCCCAGCCCGCCCGAGGAACGGTCTGACGAGCGCTCGGCCTGGGCGAACAGTTCGAAGACGCGCGCCGTGAGGTCGGGCGCCATGCCGATGCCGTCGTCGCTGACGTCGATGCACAGCCGGCGTTCGGCGTCGATCGACGAGCCGACTTCGAGGCGGCCGCCTTCGGGCGTGTACTTGGCGGCGTTATTGAGCAGGTTGGCGACCACCTGCACCAGGCGCTTGCGGTCGCCCGCGACGGAGGTGCCGGGCGGCGGCAGGCGCAGCGCCAGGTCGTGGCGGCGCTGCTGGATCAGCGGCATGACCTGTTCCACCGCCTCGTGCAGCACGGCGCCGACGTCGAGCGGCTCAGTATCGAGTTCCACCAGGCCGCGGGTGACGCGCGAGACGTCCAGCAGGTCGTCGATCAGCGCCGTCATGTGGCCGACCTGGCGCCCGATGATCTGGCTGGTGCGCTTGATGATCGCCTCGTCGAGCTTCATGCGCTGCAGGAGTTCGGCCGCGGCGCCGATCGGCGCCAGC
This portion of the Telluria beijingensis genome encodes:
- a CDS encoding sensor histidine kinase: MPKFSRFLVRFAPRGLGAWLALAFSSLTVVLTLLLVEVVERFATDQVKSSIGNGLGEMAMQTADKLDRGMYERYREVRLMARRGDLTAPGASHAERRRILGDMQSTYGYYEWIGMTGLDGTVLVEARGLLEGKNVAKRPWFINALKGTYVGDVHEAVLLAKLLPVQEGEPRRFVDVAFPWLDADGRPAGVLGTHLSWEWARDVERSIIAPVQTRNRVQALILSAEGVVLLGPEGLQDARIDLASLGQARAGRTGYTVERWPDGRDYLVGYAATRAVGDYPGLGWHVLVRQDIEDAYRPVRELRARALWSGAALALLFSLAGLLLARRITRPLKALAASADHLRRGDSEQLLPSERGYTEVRQLSGALNALVTALVARRAELQGLNDTLEQRVEQRTLELERALASVRASEQRIATIVGAAQDAFIAVDLRGMIIDWNQAAERMFGWSRHEAVGWPLAEMILPERYRDSIAKALRGYRQTGAFDYGRRLERIVINRQGAEFTVETTVALAGEGEEAFFSMFLNDISERKKVERMKSEFVSTVSHELRTPLTSIHASLSLLDSGLAGELPADVAQLIRIASQGCERLMRMVNDLLDIQKIEAGQMAYQRSAQLLAPMLRHAAETMDGQARQAGVALRFDLPPGAERVQATIDHDRMVQVFSNLLSNAIKFTPSGKAVTIGVAQRPGWARLSVTDEGPGIPPAFQGRVFERFAQAEAHDTRQRGGTGLGLSISKSIVEEHGGTIGFETRAGMGTRFTVELPLA
- a CDS encoding response regulator transcription factor, with product MLNEHAPAPLVLVVEDDDHIAQVLRFMLERQGYRVVHLADGRAASEHVAASDEVPDLILMDVMLPYLDGYEIVAQARRRAGWEAVPILMLTAHNTERDTVRALDAGADDFVGKPFQPNELLARVRRLLLPGG
- a CDS encoding DUF3820 family protein, whose product is MNAEHLQLLLVREMPYGKYKGRKLADLPGHYLGWFAREGFPRGELGQLLALMYELDHNDLRGLLDPLRDPRRQPRNR
- a CDS encoding DUF1810 domain-containing protein, with the translated sequence MDEFNLARFAEAQEPVYATVVAELRAGHKRSHWMWFVFPQIQGLGSSEMARRYAIASEDEAAAYLAHPVLGRRLRECAGIVAALDGPSAHDIFGHPDDLKFRSSMTLFADVAPDEAVFQACIDKYFDGEPDPETLARV
- a CDS encoding DUF7684 family protein translates to MQAHKAHYLQLRPHDALPDLTHLAPFMAVVVIDDDSDEMWRWDVARWLVDSGCRFMLAWGKECASWNEAVEDAALEAADYDEVAPEHTVLTTAHEDDDLDEVFWFARHRASHPALRFTTAVILHVAVRGRPDELLAQFADA
- a CDS encoding PAS domain-containing hybrid sensor histidine kinase/response regulator, which codes for MLSFTLFESVFNSSPFGHYLLSPTPDAIILAVNDAFLTASSRTREELVGVSLFLAFPGNPDDPHDTGEANLRASLARVRETGRPDTLPAVRYPIPVLLPNGETVFEERFWTSTSTPIFGPGGELACISHSNSDVTDQVRSQAAVRESEKRFRALTNATAEVIYRMSPDWTQLRHLEGRGFLKDTADTNRFWLEEYIPPEDHDRLHQAIARAIRERSVFELEHRVRRADGSHGWTLSRAVPMLDAGGRVYEWIGAASDITERKAAEEKLREADRRKDEFLAMLAHELRNPLAPIGAAAELLQRMKLDEAIIKRTSQIIGRQVGHMTALIDDLLDVSRVTRGLVELDTEPLDVGAVLHEAVEQVMPLIQQRRHDLALRLPPPGTSVAGDRKRLVQVVANLLNNAAKYTPEGGRLEVGSSIDAERRLCIDVSDDGIGMAPDLTARVFELFAQAERSSDRSSGGLGLGLALVKSLVELHGGTVACDSAGPGRGSRFSVCLPLLERGADAPAQCEEQLGAGQPGSLRVMVVDDNVDAAVTLSMLLESAGHRVVVEHGALQALERARQFAPQVCLLDIGLPGIDGLELARRLRALPHTEHVLLVAVTGYGQERDREQILAAGFDHHLVKPIDTGRLYALLDGVGAPAA